A region from the Aphis gossypii isolate Hap1 chromosome 1, ASM2018417v2, whole genome shotgun sequence genome encodes:
- the LOC114120203 gene encoding putative neutral sphingomyelinase yields the protein MKLSIFTLNIWGLKFVSKNRKARVRALADSLTNNGYDIVCLQELWCGDDYKYLKASCENVFKYIHYFHSGLLGSGMCIMSRYPIIDVHYHSFTLNGYLHMLMHGDWFGGKGVGLCRINVKGFIVDVYTTHLHACYNASNDKYAIHRALQAYETANFIRVTSTDSDLAVLAGDLNSNPNDICYKLICVGANMNDSYSACSNNSIEYTFSHPQNSYKDPKEVTERIDYILYKFNKRNLVVVNEHRHSLPHRVPEQDFSYSDHEPIEAVFDISENAVNIEKNITFNTDLNFENEFLNVLNTLKNICNEKAVINPLISLWHSIYFLIICVLLSMYFLPVSFTYTIFFIPLFIFVIIYNLVIICTEQNCIRGFYHRIETLFCNQ from the exons ATGAAACTCAGTATTTTCACTTTAAATatatg gggTTTGAAATTTGTTTCCAAAAACCGCAAAGCTCGTGTTAGAGCATTAGCTGACAGTTTAACAAACAATGGATATGATATTGTGTGTCTACAGGAATTATGGTGTGGAGatgattacaaatatttaaaggcATCTTGTGAgaatgtatttaagtatatacattactTCCACAG tGGCTTGTTAGGATCTGGAATGTGTATCATGTCACGTTATCCAATTATTGATGTTCATTATCACTCATTTACTTTGAATGGTTATTTACATATGTTGATGCATGGAGATTGGTTTGGTGGAAAAGGTGTTGGCCTATGTCGTATCAATGTCAAAGGCTTTATTGTAGATGTTTACACTACACac TTACATGCTTGTTATAATGCATCAAATGATAAATACGCAATTCACAGAGCATTACAAGCTTATGAAACTGCAAATTTCATACGTGTTACGTCTACTGATTCTGATTTAGCAGTATTAGCTGGTGATCTTAATTCTAATCCtaatgatatttgttataagttaatatgtGTTGGTGCAAACATGAACGACTCATATTCTgcg tGTTCAAACAATAGTATTGAATACACTTTCTCTCATCCTCAAAATTCCTATAAAGATCCAAAAGAAGTAACTGAACGTATTGATTATATActgtacaaatttaataaacggaattta gtagttGTAAATGAACACAGACATTCATTACCACATCGTGTTCCTGAACAAGATTTTAGTTATTCAGATCATGAACCAATTGAAGCAGTATTTGATATATCAGAAAATGcagtaaatattgaaaaaaatattacatttaatacag atttaaattttgaaaatgaatttctaaatgttttaaatactttgaagAACATCTGTAATGAAAAGGCAGTAATAAAtccattaatatcattatggcattctatatattttttaatcatttgtgTATTACTGAGTATGTATTTTCTACCGGTTTCATTcacgtatacaattttttttattccattatttatttttgttatcatttataacttagttataatatgtacagaacaaaattgtattcgtGGATTTTATCATCGTatagaaacattattttgtaatcaataa
- the LOC114120206 gene encoding uncharacterized protein C34C12.4, translated as MSDNDPCECFWNHELSMQRLLSLLRQSQSACTDIDCLEPVQRLDGPLSSNSEDTNFILLTGIWVVMALVLYFMRPNQPRTQEETIKKLPFGGSDNSGPDDPPSPPPPSMGAQ; from the exons ATGAGTGATAACGACCCATGCGAATGTTTTTGGAATCATGAGCTATCTATGCAACGACTACTTTCACTG cTACGTCAGTCACAGTCAGCATGCACAGATATTGATTGCTTGGAACCAG tgcAAAGATTGGATGGACCATTGTCATCAAACAGTGAAGATACTAATTTCATCTTATTAACTGGAATTTGGGTTGTAATGGCTTTGGTTTTGTACTTTATGCGTCCTAATCAGCCTCGTACACAAGAGGaaactataaaaaagttaCCATTTGGTGGATCTGACAATAGTGGCCCAGAT gatcCACCATCGCCACCTCCTCCATCAATGGGAGCCcagtga